The Arachis ipaensis cultivar K30076 chromosome B07, Araip1.1, whole genome shotgun sequence genome includes a window with the following:
- the LOC107608013 gene encoding eukaryotic translation initiation factor 5B, whose protein sequence is MPSEESKPGKKEDANHSNNKSSSSSKKATTSKLQNVKKEDSDNDSSFKPLKPKPSAAVSRSKPKKEEYSDDDDVPIAKRASNNSKEVVKKRKKVKEEETKKTKKKGEDAAASSASQQQQKKKQKEKKVYDLPGQKRDPPEEKDPLRIFYESLYEQVPTSEMSQVWLMESGLLPKEVAMKIFEKKQKKAVQQKLTSPVKAVPAKGSTRSVTVKKKSPTSPVPSAKKKTPNSTRKQSKKRKAEDASSEDDSDDDYILSSKAKKLKTN, encoded by the exons ATGCCGTCTGAAGAATCGAAGCCGGGGAAGAAAGAGGACGCCAACCACAGCAACAATAAGAGTTCTTCGTCTTCCAAAAAAGCCACAACCTCCAAGCTTCAAAATGTGAAGAAAGAAGATTCTGACAATGATTCTTCTTTCAAACCCCTCAAGCCTAAGCCTTCCGCTGCTGTGTCTCGCTCCAAACCCAAGAAGGAAGAGTACTCCGACGACGACGACGTGCCCATTGCCAAAAGAGCTTCCAACAATTCCAAG GAAGTagtgaagaaaaggaagaaggtgAAGGAGGAAGAAACTAAGAAGacaaagaagaaaggggaagatgCTGCTGCTTCTTCTGCTTCACAGCAGcaacagaagaagaagcagaaagaGAAAAAGGTGTATGATTTACCTGGCCAGAAACGAGATCCACCTGAGGAG AAAGATCCTCTCAGGATTTTCTATGAGAGTTTATATGAGCAAGTTCCCACAAGCGAAATGTCACAAGTCTG GTTGATGGAGTCAGGCTTACTTCCTAAAGAGGTGGcaatgaaaatatttgaaaagaagcaaaagaaagcTGTGCAGCAGAAGCTCACTTCTCCGGTTAAAGCTGTACCAGCAAAGGGAAGCACACGATCCGTCACGGTCAAGAAGAAAAGCCCAACCTCCCCTGTACCTTCTGCTAAGAAGAAGACCCCAAACTCCACAAGGAAGCAGTCCAAGAAGCGGAAAGCTGAGGATGCAAGCTCTGAGGATGACTCTGATGATGACTATATTTTGTCTTCTAAGGCtaagaaattgaaaacaaattaa